In Streptobacillus ratti, the DNA window TTGTGTATTTATGTTAAAATCAGTTTATGATACTTGAAAATGATATATTAAAAAAAATAGAAAAAGTTAAAGATAAAATAATTAATGCTAGAATTGAAAAAAATAAATATTTGGGAGAATATAAGGAAAGGGTTATAGTAGCACTAACAAAACAGGAATTGGAAGAAAAATTTATATATCCTGAAGTTATTAAGGCATTAAGAAAAAAAATAGCGTCTAAAATGATAGTTTCAAGAGATGTGGATTTATCAAAATTAAAGAAATATATATATCTTGCAAAACAGATGAAAATATCTTGTAAAATGATAGATGGAATTAGTTATACTGGAGAAGTTGGATTAGTTGTAATAGCCGATGATGAAGTTAAAAATAGATCTGAAGATCCTGTAGTATTAAGTTTTAAAGAAAGAATATTAAATTCAGGACTTGACATAGTTTTTTATCAGGCTATGGGAAAGAAAATATCCAAAAAATATTATGAAATTATTAAAGAAAAATTACCTGAGCTTGTAGATTATTATGAACCTATAGGATTTTTTGACAAGATAACAGGTACTATTTGCCCTATAACACAAAAATTAGAGAATTAATGGAGGAAACATGGTTGAAGGATTTAAAATAGAAGGTAAAAGACCTCTAAATGGTATAATAGAAGTAAGTGGAGCAAAGAATGCTGC includes these proteins:
- a CDS encoding DUF1694 domain-containing protein — encoded protein: MILENDILKKIEKVKDKIINARIEKNKYLGEYKERVIVALTKQELEEKFIYPEVIKALRKKIASKMIVSRDVDLSKLKKYIYLAKQMKISCKMIDGISYTGEVGLVVIADDEVKNRSEDPVVLSFKERILNSGLDIVFYQAMGKKISKKYYEIIKEKLPELVDYYEPIGFFDKITGTICPITQKLEN